The following proteins are co-located in the Vigna angularis cultivar LongXiaoDou No.4 chromosome 2, ASM1680809v1, whole genome shotgun sequence genome:
- the LOC108329747 gene encoding cell number regulator 8, producing the protein MADNEKQPNNEEASPLLHQPKSQPTTPPDTPEFLLGWTADGLPLGHGSVVGQPMGRAPWNSSICACLGQNDHFCSSDLEVCLLGSVAPCVLYGSNVERLGSAPGTFANHCLPYSGLYVIGNSCFGWNCLAPWFSYPSRTAIRRRFNLEGTCEALNRSCGCCGSILEDEVHREQCESACDLATHVFCHVCALCQEGRELRRRLPHPGFNAQPVLVMIPPGEQTMGRQT; encoded by the exons ATGGCTGATAATGAGAAGCAGCCCAATAACGAGGAGGCAAGTCCTCTTCTGCACCAGCCCAAATCCCAACCAACTACGCCACCCGATACTCCCGAGTTTCTCCTCGGATGGACCGCAGATGGGCTTCCGTTGGGCCATGGCAGCGTCGTCGGCCAGCCCATGGGCCGAGCCCCCTGGAATTCCTCCATCTGCGCTTGTCTCGGCCAGAACGATCACTTCTGCAGCAGCGATCTCGAAGTTT GTCTTCTTGGGAGTGTGGCTCCTTGTGTGCTGTATGGAAGCAATGTTGAGAGACTTGGATCGGCTCCCGGGACGTTTGCTAATCACTGCTTGCCTTATTCTGGACTGTACGTAATTGGGAATTCTTGCTTTGGTTGGAATTGCCTTGCACCGTGGTTTTCCTACCCTAGCCGAACTGCTATTCGTCGGAGGTTCAATTTAGAG GGAACTTGCGAAGCACTTAATAGGTCATGTGGGTGCTGTGGAAGCATTTTGGAAGATGAGGTACACCGTGAACAATGTGAGTCAGCATGTGACTTGGCAACTCATGTCTTCTGTCATGTGTGTGCTCTTTGTCAAGAGGGTCGTGAGCTCCGTCGTAGGTTACCTCATCCTGGCTTTAATGCTCAACCGGTACTGGTTATGATTCCCCCCGGCGAGCAGACCATGGGACGTCAAACTTGA
- the LOC108327070 gene encoding DNA-binding protein S1FA: MADDFEFADKVPPSFDRVASNQGLNPGLIVLLVVGGLLLTFLVGNFVLYTYAQKTLPPRKKKPVSKKKMKKERLKQGVSAPGE; this comes from the exons ATGGCCGATGACTTCGAGTTCGCAGATAAAGTTCCTCCTTCGTTCGATCGAGTG GCCTCAAACCAAGGGCTCAACCCAGGCTTAATTGTGCTCCTGGTTGTTGGTGGGTTGCTGTTGACATTCCTCGTTGGAAACTTTGTGCTCTACACGTATGCACAGAAGACCCTCCCTCCTAGAAAAAAGAAGCCTGTttcaaagaaaaagatgaaaaaggaGAGACTGAAACAAGGTGTGTCTGCACCTGGAGAGTAG
- the LOC108327960 gene encoding uncharacterized protein LOC108327960, protein MENKNFLCTIEEMDSLWFHKLVFFSQPSPTASVISLPSPPDEEKPIPTSESASCSSFILSSPPPPDEETSTDESASSEKPLPSESISVLLQDGSINNEEETKERLARMDLLLGSKTRSHSTSPSTQNRHRKSRNLVTCARKLQKSVSCRTFGELELDEVKGFMDLGFTFEKEYLSPRMMSVVPGLQRLGVMDSKETVEGHYMEAEEEKRDIMRPYLSEAWLIKRPDSPLLNMKIPKRCSSANMKKHLRFWAKTVASEIHQK, encoded by the exons ATGGAAAACAAAAACTTTCTATGTACTATAGAAGAAATGGATAGTCTTTGGTTTCACAAACTCGTTTTTTTCTCACAGCCAAGTCCAACAGCATCAGTTATTTCCTTACCATCTCCACCAGATGAAGAAAAACCTATTCCCACATCAGAATCTGCGTCTTGCTCATCCTTCATTCTTTCTTCACCACCTCCACCTGATGAAGAAACTTCAACGGATGAATCAGCTTCTTCAGAGAAACCACTCCCATCAGAATCAATATCTGTGCTTCTTCAG GATGGATCAATCAACAatgaagaagaaacaaaggaAAGATTGGCCAGAATGGACCTTTTGTTGGGTAGCAAAACTCGTTCGCACTCAACCTCCCCATCAACTCAAAACCGTCACAGAAAATCGAGGAATCTGGTTACTTGTGCAAGGAAACTGCAGAAATCCGTAAGCTGCAGAACTTTTGGGGAACTAGAACTTGATGAAGTAAAGGGTTTCATGGATCTTGGTTTCACATTCGAGAAAGAATATCTAAGCCCAAGAATGATGAGCGTTGTTCCGGGCTTGCAGAGACTGGGTGTTATGGATTCGAAAGAGACGGTTGAAGGACATTACATGGAAgcagaggaagaaaagagagatATCATGAGACCATATTTATCAGAGGCATGGCTTATAAAGAGACCAGATTCCccactactaaacatgaaaatTCCCAAACGTTGTTCATCTGCAAATATGAAGAAACATCTTCGGTTCTGGGCTAAAACTGTGGCCTCAGAAATCCACCAAAAATGA
- the LOC108327570 gene encoding MLO-like protein 3: protein MATPSYSLQHTPTWAIALVSFILISISIILEHFIHLIIKWLRKHRKSDLVEAIERLKSELMILGFMSLLLTVTQDAITEICIPVRTADTMLPCRKRTTNDTAILDSCSAKNTSEVALVSKHGIHQLHMFIFVLAVMQIVYSILTVSLARAKIRHWKAWDEETQTMEYEIANDPNRFRYTRQTTFGRRHISTTTASPVSVWIKCFFRQFFHSVEKVDYLTLRHGFISAHFSARNSNFDFQKYIEQSLEEDFRIIVSISPVMWFTVVIFLLVDVHGWHVYLWLSYIPLLLVLVVGAKLEVIVDEMALQMKDVNSVTKGTPLVSPSDEFFWFGHPGFVLTLLHYTLFVNAFELAFFIWVSTQFGINSCYHEHRTFTVIRVVIAVAVQVLCSYVTLPLYALVAQMGSQVKSKALAKILRQWHVEVRERRRKQQKLVKSFSFSHMSSEWNQGNKSALEFSSGLRENTRSSSEGEIVQELEHPMKTQANSSSDPPPCVV from the exons ATGGCAACACCCAGTTATTCTTTACAACACACTCCAACATGGGCTATTGCCCTTGTTTCCTTCATTCTTATCTCAATCTCAATCATCTTGGAGCATTTCATCCATCTCATAATCAAA TGGCTGAGGAAACATAGAAAGAGCGATTTGGTGGAAGCAATAGAGAGGCTTAAATCAG AGTTGATGATCTTAGGATTCATGTCGCTGTTGTTGACAGTAACTCAAGACGCTATAACAGAAATCTGCATTCCAGTTAGGACTGCAGATACTATGCTTCCATGTCGAAAACGTACTACCAATGATACTGCAATTTTGGATTCTTGCAGTGCCAAAAat ACTAGTGAGGTTGCTTTAGTGTCAAAACATGGAATCCATCAACTTCATATGTTCATTTTTGTTCTAGCTGTCATGCAAATCGTGTACAGTATTCTCACCGTTTCTCTGGCAAGGGCTAAG ATAAGGCACTGGAAAGCTTGGGATGAAGAGACTCAAACAATGGAATATGAAATTGCCAACG ACCCTAATAGATTCAGATACACAAGGCAAACAACATTCGGAAGACGCCACATATCTACTACTACTGCATCACCAGTGTCTGTTTGGATT AAATGTTTTTTCAGACAGTTCTTTCATTCAGTAGAAAAAGTTGATTACCTCACCTTGAGGCATGGTTTCATATCA GCTCACTTTTCAGCTAGAAACAGCAACTTCGACTTCCAAAAGTACATTGAACAGTCACTTGAGGAAGATTTCAGAATCATAGTGAGCATTAG CCCTGTGATGTGGTTCACTGTTGTTATTTTTCTGCTCGTGGATGTACATG GCTGGCATGTATATCTCTGGTTATCCTATATTCCCCTCTTG CTGGTTCTGGTTGTAGGAGCTAAACTTGAAGTCATTGTAGACGAAATGGCTCTTCAGATGAAAGATGTCAACAGTGTAACCAAAGGGACCCCACTTGTTTCTCCAAGTGATGAATTTTTCTGGTTTGGCCATCCAGGATTTGTGTTAACACTTCTGCATTACACTTTATTTGTG AATGCATTCGAGCTTGCCTTCTTTATATGGGTATCA ACACAGTTTGGAATAAATTCTTGCTACCACGAACATAGAACATTTACAGTCATAAGGGTGGTGATAGC GGTGGCAGTTCAAGTCCTATGCAGCTATGTAACTCTTCCCCTCTATGCACTAGTGGCACAG ATGGGGTCACAGGTGAAGAGCAAAGCCTTGGCTAAGATTCTGAGGCAGTGGCATGTTGAGGTGAGGGAGAGAAGGAGGAAGCAACAGAAACTTGTGAAGTCTTTTAGTTTTAGCCATATGTCTTCAGAATGGAACCAAGGAAATAAGAGTGCCCTTGAGTTTTCTTCAGGGCTACGTGAAAACACTCGTTCCTCTAGTGAAGGAGAAATTGTACAAGAGTTGGAGCATCCCATGAAAACACAGGCAAACTCATCAAGTGATCCACCTCCTTGTGTTGTCTAA